The nucleotide sequence CTGAATCATAAAGTCGGCTATTACCCTGTGAAAGGTGAGTCCATCATAAAATGGTTTCCCCTTGGCGGAATCAAGGGTTCCTTCAGCCAATCCTACAAAATTACATACCGTTAAAGGGGTATCCTTGTAGAAAAGTTTTAATACAATCAAACCTTTATCGGTATCGATAGCAGCATAGAGCCCATCTTCTTTTAAAGCTTCTATATTCTTTAAATTGTTCATATTTTTATCTCCTTTTTCCGAACCGGAATTTGTTATTATAATAGCCGCAGCAGTTCCTGCAACTAAAATCATAAACGCAATTGCAATAATCATGATCCATAATTTTTTCATTTTATCTTTCCTTAATTATCAGAATTCTTCTTTTTTTTGGCACTATAGTCGATGCCTTGTTCGGCACATTTATATTCATCCATAAACCAATTATAAACAGCCGTCAACCGTGAAGAAAAAGCACTTTTTACTCTGCCGCCTATAAAAGGTATTGTAGGAAATTTTGCAGTACTTAAACAATGGATTAAAATATAATCATCAAGATCATATACAGCCAAAGATAAAATCATCGCTTCAGGCTGAAGAGCTATAAGACTCATATCCGGATGCGTAATCTTCTGTGTATTTACACATATCATACCAATATCATTGCCTTCTTTTAAATATCTGTATTTATAAATAAAATCTCCGAAGGTTGCATCGATGTGCCGGGCAAGAATTTCCAAGCCGTCAAAGCCCTCATTTAAAGGATCATCTATGGGCTCATAAACAACACTGCCCGAAGTTTTTACTTCTTTTACTGCATGGGAAGTCAAATAAAGAGTCCTCATTTCCTGATAGCTGTTTGAAAAGTATTCAATACCTTCAAGACCGGAAATATGACGCAATATTTTAGAAACATCAGGATTATTCGGCCCCTCTTTTTTATACAAAGATATAAACTCACCTAAAAAAGCAGGCTTTTTTTTCGCCAACAATGGAAACATTTTTTCCGAAAGAGCCGAAACCGGCCGCATTTCGGGGTTCATGTTTGAAGCTCCATATTTTAATTTAATTATTTCTTTTTTTTGAACAAGCTCCGCAGCTATCTTTGGATCAAGAATATCCGAGAGTCTCTGCTCAATATTGCGTGTATCTACGCCTTTATCTGAAAAAATAGGGAACAGACAGACTGCAAAAAATATGAATAGCGTTTTAATTTTTTTCATAAAAATCTCCTAAAATTCATGGTTTCCCTCTGCGGGGATTGAGTCCGCCTGCTATACTTATATACCTTTATAGAACACACGAACCTGCTTATATAAACCATCTCCCTCGCTTTTGGTTTCAATATCGTTTACGGCATTTAAGGTTGTGTGTATAATTCTGCGCTCATAGGGATTAAGAGGCTCTAAAAGCTGAGATTTCTTTGTCATGCGGACCTTATCGGCTACATCGTAAGCCATTCGGATAAGCAGCTCCTCTCTTCTCATTCTATAGCTTTCACAATCTACCGACACCCTGGCGTAGGCATGACCTATGGTACCGGCGTATACATTTGCCAAAAGCTGTATGGAGTCAAGATTTTTCCCCTTCTTACCTATAAGCATGGCAGCATCTTTAGAGTTAATTCTATAAGAAAAATGTTTTTTATCGCAAGCGATTAATGAAACGGAACAGTCATAACCTATTTTTTCAACGAGGGTCTGAATAAAGAGCCTTGTCTTTTCCGCTCCTTCCGAAATATCTTCAGAGGTTCTTAAATCCTTATCTTCTTTAAGGGTTTGCTCTTCTTCAGACTGTTCGGAATTATTTCTCATGTTAGTCCTTAAAGACTCATCAACATGCACCCTTATCTTTGCATGACCTTTTTTAAACAAAGAATTTTTTTGAATTTCTAAAATTTCAACATCAAACTGATCTTTTTCAAGACCGAGCTTGGCTACCGCAATATCGATAGCCTCCCGCTCCGTCTTTCCTTCAAATTCATATATCATATCTATTCTCCTAGTACTAAAATAATTATCCTTTATTTCTTCATGGACTTATTGATTATAAGCTGCTGTAAAAGCATCAAAATATTGGAAAAGGTCCAGAACAATAAGAGCCCCGAAGGAGCATTATAAAAAAGAAAGAAGAAGAACAAAGGCATAAAATAAATCATTATCTTCATAGAAGGATTTTGCTGAGATTGCCCCGGAGTTTGCGTCAGCTTACCATGCAAAAGCTGAGAAGCGGTATAAATGATGGGAAGCAATCTTAAATCCGTCCAATTTAAAAACGGAATAGTAAAACCGAATTTCAAAATACTGTCACCCACCGACAGGTCAGGAATCCAGCCGGGAATAAAACTAGCCCCTCTAAATTCGAAATAATTATTGAATAATCCGAACATCGCAAACAAGAACGGAAGCTGAATAAGAAGAGGCAGACAGCCCGATGCAGGATTATAACCTGCTTCTTTATAGAACTTGACCATCTCTGCGTTGAGCTTTTGAGGATTATTTTTATACTTTTGCTGCAGCTCATTAATCTGGGGCTGAAGCTCCTGCATACGCTTTGTGGCTTCCGAGCTTTTTTTGGTAAGCGGGAAAAAGATGATGCGCATTAAAAGAGTAAGTAATAGAAGGGCTACACCCCAGTTAGGAATAATTTTGTAAAAAATTTCCATAACGAATTTTAAAACTCTTTCCAAGGGAGCTAAAAAACCGCTTGATGCAGCAAGGCTGTCTATTCTTAAATTTTCGTAACCGTAATTATTGGCTGCTGCAGAATTATAAGAGTTTAATATCTTTTCGGAACTCGGTCCTATGTAGACCCTGTATTGGTCATAGGCTGCATTTCCCACAATCGGCTGCCGTGAAATAAAAAATTGGGAATTGTGAAGTTTTGCTCCTTCTTCCTTTGCCCCTGAAAAAAATATTTTTTGGATTGGATCTTTGGGTATAATGATAAAGGAAAAGTACTTGCCTGAAACGCTTACCCATGAAGCTAAATCATTTACAGCCTTTGTTTTTCCGTCTGTAATACTGCGGTCTTCCTTTTTCTTTTCATTTGCAAAATAAGAAAGTGCTCTGTATTCGTATTTATCGTTTACCTTATCCCATTCAGGGCCGATCTGAGGAGCACTTCGTAAAGTATAAGCACTATCCCCGAAAGAAAGAC is from Treponema denticola and encodes:
- a CDS encoding DUF6675 family protein is translated as MKKIKTLFIFFAVCLFPIFSDKGVDTRNIEQRLSDILDPKIAAELVQKKEIIKLKYGASNMNPEMRPVSALSEKMFPLLAKKKPAFLGEFISLYKKEGPNNPDVSKILRHISGLEGIEYFSNSYQEMRTLYLTSHAVKEVKTSGSVVYEPIDDPLNEGFDGLEILARHIDATFGDFIYKYRYLKEGNDIGMICVNTQKITHPDMSLIALQPEAMILSLAVYDLDDYILIHCLSTAKFPTIPFIGGRVKSAFSSRLTAVYNWFMDEYKCAEQGIDYSAKKKKNSDN
- the jag gene encoding RNA-binding cell elongation regulator Jag/EloR, encoding MIYEFEGKTEREAIDIAVAKLGLEKDQFDVEILEIQKNSLFKKGHAKIRVHVDESLRTNMRNNSEQSEEEQTLKEDKDLRTSEDISEGAEKTRLFIQTLVEKIGYDCSVSLIACDKKHFSYRINSKDAAMLIGKKGKNLDSIQLLANVYAGTIGHAYARVSVDCESYRMRREELLIRMAYDVADKVRMTKKSQLLEPLNPYERRIIHTTLNAVNDIETKSEGDGLYKQVRVFYKGI
- the yidC gene encoding membrane protein insertase YidC — translated: MKKNTVLAVVLSMLVFGGWLYIQQKYFPTEYNVPQKPVAQAQGQNPASSENAVQTSSNQISNLMIEAVADSDYPSREQTYVIETDIIRAVFTNKGGDIISYKLKEHASAGSDERVEMIENVTERNRALSLAFGGSDAQAVDLLFNVKEESLSDGRKQIGFYRDIKLKNTDGSETVFTLAKRYTFIPGDYMFTLEVTIDGKEGMRGLSFGDSAYTLRSAPQIGPEWDKVNDKYEYRALSYFANEKKKEDRSITDGKTKAVNDLASWVSVSGKYFSFIIIPKDPIQKIFFSGAKEEGAKLHNSQFFISRQPIVGNAAYDQYRVYIGPSSEKILNSYNSAAANNYGYENLRIDSLAASSGFLAPLERVLKFVMEIFYKIIPNWGVALLLLTLLMRIIFFPLTKKSSEATKRMQELQPQINELQQKYKNNPQKLNAEMVKFYKEAGYNPASGCLPLLIQLPFLFAMFGLFNNYFEFRGASFIPGWIPDLSVGDSILKFGFTIPFLNWTDLRLLPIIYTASQLLHGKLTQTPGQSQQNPSMKIMIYFMPLFFFFLFYNAPSGLLLFWTFSNILMLLQQLIINKSMKK